TCGCAAAACCCATCATCTTTTCGTATATCTCGCAAATCGTTTTCATATCCGTTTGCTTTTCGCCAAAGGCGTCTATTATGTATGGATATAATCTCTCTTGATGGTTCTTGAATGTTAGCATTTGACACTTCACTGAAAAGCATTTCATCGCAAAAGTGTCTGACTTTACCGGAGTAGGCAATAACATACGCCCTTTTTCGCTCGTGCATATATCCGTAGGCACTAGCTCGAAGTAAAAAAGCTCGGTATTCATATCCACATAACCTAAGCTCTTGCGTAAAAACCTTAAAGTAGGCTTTGTTTGTGATGAGCTCTGAGGCGTTTTCAAAGAGAATAAATCTTGCATCTGTTATCCTTGCTAATCTTAAAATTTCAGAAAATAACCCGCTACGACTACCGCTTAAACCTGCTCTTTTACCAGTACGGCTTAAATCTTGACATGGAAAACCGCCAGTGATAATGTCAATCTTGCCAAGTGGGGCTAAATCATCTTTTGTGATTTTAGTTACGTCGTTAAAGATAGGGGCGTCCGCCCAGTGTTTTTTTAAAACTTTATGACAATTTATGTCAATCTCACAAAATGCCGTCGTTTTAAAAAAGCCGTCATTTACGCTTTCTTGCTTAGTAGGTAGCTTTAAGAAGTCATAATCTTTAAAATTTGCACTCTCAAAGCCAAGTGAAAATCCACCAATACCGCTAAATAAATCTAAAATTTGCATTTTATATTTATCCATCTCTTTGCTTATTTAATTTATTTCTGATGAAATTTACTACATTGTAGCGTTCTCACTCGTAGATTACAGTTTTATTATTCGCTAATATTGCACTATTTACATACTCTATTATCTCGCTTGGTGCTTCACTGTTTGAAAAGCCCTTAATCTGTGCCAAGCAAAATTTGTTTTTTGATCGCCTAATCTCAATCGTGTATCTCTCATTGTCTCTTCTTAGAGAACAAATAAAACATCTGTTAGCATTTACATTTTCTATATATGAAGCTACACAATTGTGATTAATCACTCCTTCTTCAACCATCTCTTGCTTGGTTGTTAGCATTTTTATATCGCTTGGAAGTTTTAGACGTAAAAAAGGATTGTCTTTGTTTAATCTTACTTCAGGCGCACGTTCTAGCTCTATATTTAACATTAATCTATCGTGTTCGGCTTTTATTCTTTTAAATGATTTGATTTTTAAATTTACATTTTCTCCTTGCTCTAAAGCCATATTGACATAATCGTAAATTATTTGGTTCTTGCTTTTTTCATCTGATTGTATTTTAAAGCATAGATAGCTTTTTAAAATTTTGCCTACTAAAAGTGAAGCTTGATGATTGGTTGATATTTTAGGACTAGTTCGCAGAATAAAATTTATGATCTCTTGATAGTCTGATTGCGGAATATGTTTCTTTGTTTTTAGTACCAAATATGAAGCAGATAAAGTGCTTTTATTGGTAGCATTTAGAAAATTCTCTTTTGGATATTTTTTAACAAAAAGCTCTTTTTTATTTATAAAATTTTCAAGTGAGCTAAATTTAAAAGGAGATTTTATATACAATGGGTCTCTTTCAAAGTCTAGTTTTATATCTTTTAATGGTAGATGTAATTTTGATAAATAAGAAAAGTAAATATTAAAAAATTCACGCATTGTCGCAGATTTATAGCATATCGTTGAGATGTTATTTAAGGTTGCTTCATAGAAGCAAAATTTACCTTTATACTCACCGCCTATAAAGATAGTATAATTGTCTTTTATGTAAATTTTTGATTTATAAATAGATGATCTAAGGAAAATAAATTTACTCTCTTTGTTTTGAAAAGTAACGCTAGATGATGATATTATCATTTCGTTTTTACTCGAAATATCTATGCTTAATGCTTCGCATTCAATAGGCTTGATTTCTTTTATAAACTTGCTTAGTTTGCTAAAATTTGTATCAAAAAATTCCAAAGCTTCACTGTCTATATTCAAAAAATGAACAAGACTATCGGTATAGTATAGAGCGTAAAATTTCTTTGATAATTCATCAAGGGCTGATCTAAATTTAGATAATCCTAAAATATCAATATTTCTATCAAATTCGGCTTTAAGTTCTAAGTGTTGATTAAAAAATGGCATTTAACTCACGCCCTTCAAAACATATTTTATAAATCTTATGTGCTTGAGTGTATTGTGCCTCGTTGCCACATCCAGCTAAAATCAATCCAATTATTATTGTTGATAAAACTTTCAATTTATACTCCTAGTCCAAGCAACTGTTTAGTCCAAAAATTCAATTGCGATTTTATGCTCGGCAACTAAATTTAAAAAATCAAGCTTGAACTGCTCATTTGTTTTTACGGCATCAGTTATTTTTATACCGATGTCTTTAAACTTTTGTTCGTTCTCTTCTTTGATCTCATTTAAAATCTGCTTTCGTTGCTCTGAAAGCCTTTTTAGTTGCTCCTCATTTTTGAGTAGCTTTTCCGCTGCGGTTAGTTTAGCCATATTGGTTCTCCTTTGTGATATTTTTTGATATTTATCAAGCATTAAAATATACTATATAAGAAATAATATCTATTTTTTCTTTATTTGTTGTATATATTTACTGCTTGATATTTTTTGATATTTTAGCATAATTTTGATATTTTTTCAACAAAAGTTGTGATATAATTCACTGTAAAAAGTTAGATTGCAGGATAGCCTTTTTCTCCTATTTTGTTATACAAAATATTCGAAAAAGGCAAATACTCTGCGAGGCTCTTGTGGGCTTTGCAGTAGCAAAGTTTTTATGGAAAATTAAAAAATGAAAGGGTGCTTTAATATGGCAAAAGAGTTAAAGGCTTTCAGAATTGATGGCGAAAATTTAGAGTATTTGCAAAGTCTAAAAGAAAAAATGCAAGTAAAATCACTCAATGAAACAGTCAATTTACTTTTGTTTTTTCTACAGCGAGATAAAAATTTTGCTGATACCATTAAAGAAAATTATCCTCTTTTGCAGATTAAAAATACAAATCTATATAAAGAAAACACCAAAGAAGTTAAAAACTTTTTTACCGATGATGAGTTTGAAATTTTAAAAAAACTCGGTAAAGAAAATGGATTTTCAAGCGTAAATAAATTTTCAAAATTTTTGGTATTAAGTCATATGTATGATGAGAAAATTTTAAGCAACGATACCATAAATGAGTTTGCAAGAGTAAATTATTCAATCAAGCGAGTTGGCATAAATTTAAACATTTTTCTTAGAGCTATACAACAAGACGGAGCGACTTATTTTGACAAAGGTGCAGTTGATGAGCTGGTAAATCAAATAAAACAGCAGGTGCTCGAGGCTGAAAAATTTATAAAAGAACAAAAGAAGTTTTTACGAGTTAAGCTAAGATGAGCCGTAAATTAAAGTCATATTTAGACGATGATAATTTTCTAAAAGCCAAGAAAGTTTGGAGTGAGTTCGAGCGAAAACAAGGTAAATATTTTAACTCACCACAAAGTTTTAAAGATAAAATATGGAACAATTATATTTCAAGCAAAGGCTTTATAACTCAAAAATTTAATAAAGCCCAAAGAGATTATACCACAAAACTGCTTACTAAAAAAAATGGATACAATTCACAAGTTTTGATAAAAATCACTGGCTCGGACAAGAATTTTAATCAATTAAAAAATCATATAAAATATATCAGTCGCGATGAATTGTTGGATGTTTTTATTAATGATCCAAGTAGTGGTGGAGATATTTTTTGTTCTAAAAATTTAGACGAGACTGCTGCTTTCTTTCAAGATGGAATATATAATATCCCAAGTAAAAAGGACATAGAAGAAGATCAAAATTTAAAAGAAAAAAACGAAGTTTTACATATGGTTTTTTCGATGAAGGGCGAAAACAATATACCAGTGGATGATATTAAAAATGCGGCGATGAAAACTATTAAAGAAAAATTTCCAAACAATCTTTTTATATTAGCAATCCATAATGATACGGACAATCCGCATTGTCATTTGGATTTGAAAACTGTTGATTGCAATGGTAATAGGATCAAGATTGCTCCAGTCGATCTCGATGATTTACGCAATGAGTTTGCGAAAAATCTAACCGAATTAGGCTATAAGGCAACTAATTTTTCACGCAAACAAAAGGAATTCGCAAGAGATAAATACCCTGATCCTTGGGATGGACACAAGCCGCACCATTACAAGATCACTGGATATGGAAAGGCAAAATATAATTTCTCACTAGAGGAACACGTGGAAGAGTCTTACTATGTTAAATTTGAAACTAGAAAAGGTAAAGAAACCATCCTTTGGGGCAAGCATTTAGAAAAACTAATGGAACAATATAATGTTACAAATGGCGATTGGGCTCGTTTTACGGTAACCGATCAAGAAGCAGTCGTAAAGAAAATTTATGATAAGAAAACCAAACAATGGTATGAAAAAACTGTGTATAAAAATGTATGGGATTGCTCAGTTGAGGGCAAGCGAGAAGTTGAATTAAAGCCACTAAGTGAGAGTGAAAAGAAAAAGAGCGAATATAAAATTTTAGGCGAAGAAAAATCACAAGCCTCTAATATAACTTTACAAAGTCAAACTATCAATAAAAGACAAAACAAGAATGGTGTTAGCAAGGCTAGGGCCCTGCAAAACACACAAAAAACTGATAAAATTCAATCTAGCGATAGCAAAGAAACAGCTGTAAAAAAGCACGACTTTCAAAGATAGTGCCTATTTTACGCCAAAAGCTTTTGTTTTAGATACCCTGACAGGCTCATAAACTGCTCTTTTGCTTCGTTTTCTAGTCGCTCTTTTTCGCTTGGCATTAGATATATTGCAACCGCTATTGGCTTTTCGCCTTCTTTTCTAGGTCGACCGGCATTGCTTTTTCTATCTTCTTTTTTGTCCGCTGCGCCTGAATTTATAAACTCACTTACATTGCTACTTGCGGTAACACTTGCGTTATTTACAAACGCGAATTCCTTTTTTTTATCCAAAATTCCCATCATCTTTCCTTTTCTTTTGATTTTTTGCTTATTTGTGGTTGTTTAATTGCTCCGCTTTCTATCTTTTTAGTATAAGCATCGCCAAGTCTTGAAAGGATTGCTTTAGGGCTGTTTTCATTATTGATTTCTTGCTGGGTTGCTAAAAATTTATCTATATTTGTTTTGATGCTTGGCAGATATTCTCTAATGACATCTTCTATTATTGATAAATTTACCCCTTCATAATCGTGAGCCGTAGCATTTCTTACCCCTCTAAGCCCCCTAATATTTTCTGGCGTAAATATTGATAGTGCTTTTATATCGCCACTATCCTGTATCTTTTGTAATTGCTCATTACAAGCTACAAGATGCATTAAAATAGCAGGTCTTTTTAGTGTTTCATCATCTAGTGCGGCAACTATTCCATTCTCACAAATTTCAAAAATTTTTTCAATTTTATCTTTAATCAAAATAAGTCTTTCGTTTGTTTTTGTATTGCTAGACATAAATCACTCCTGTTAGTAAATTTTGTTGTTTTTGTAAAGACATTGAGGCTGTGTCGCATATATCAACTTGTCTTTTAAATTTATGCATAAAATCACTTCTTAAATCATCTAAATATATAAAGCCATTAAAACCTTTGAATTTATTTATAAAATCCTTGCTAGTTTCTATTGTAATATCCACATCGCTTGCGATATCGGCACTATCTTTTGCAAAACTACCAAAAAGCCCAAGTTTTATAATGCCGTCTTCTTGTAATTTTGGTTTAATCTCTTTTAAATAGTCTAAGATTTCATCTTTTGTAAGCATTTTTTCGCCCTTGTAAATTTATCATATTATATTATTTAAAACTTTAAAAAATAATATTTTATTATTTTTAATTATTTACAAATTTAACTAATTCGTCAAAAAAGCTCTCAAAATCAATCTCAGCATTTTCATTATTTTTGCAGTATTCGCTTACGCCCATACCTAACGAAAATGCGTTTCGGTAAGCTTCTCTTTCATAAATAATGCTATTCATTAAAAAAATATCATCTAAATTTTTCTCGCTAATATAATCACGCAAAGCCTTAACTTTTTTGGCTAAAAATGGGTTTGGTGAAGCTTTTGATATGACAATCAGTGCTTTTGCGTTGGGATTGTAAATTTTAGCTTGTTCAAATACCAAAATCATCTTATTTAATACCGCAATATCAAGATCGCTTGGGATAACTGGGATAATTGCAATATCACAAACTGCTAAGGCTTGACGCATTTCAGAGCTATCACGACCGCCAGTATCAATCACTACGCTATCATATTTTTGTTTTAAGCTTTGTATCTCTTTTAGCAGCGATGAGCCTATTTTTGATACACTATTAAAAAGCAGTGGCAAAGAGCTATCAGCTCTAATATCTGTAAAAACATCTACGCTTCTTTGCGGATCAGCGTCAATTAATAGCGTTTCATCGCCCATAAGAGATAGTTTTACGGCTAAATTTATGGCAATATTTGTTTTACCGCTACCGCCTTTTTCGTTTGTGATTGCAATTAACATTCTTTATCCTTTAAAATTTGGCTTTTATTTTTTACTTCCGTATTGCTGAACTAATTTTTCCCACTCAGTTGGTTCATTATCGCCAGTAAGCACACTCCAGTTTTGATTTTTTTTGTGCTTGATAAAACTTCCCAACTCGCAGTTTTTCATTTGAATTGTGCTTAAATTTGCATTTTTATTTGCTTCACAAAACTCTACCAGTTCAACTAATGTTTTCGCATTTACTTTATCGTTTAAGTAGTCGTGAGTATATTCTTTATCTCCAAATTTAGCTTCTTCGCCACAACCAACAAACATAGCAGCAACCAACGCACCAAGTGCAACTTTACTTAAATTTTTCATAGTTTTATCCTTTATTAAATTATTTTTTATTATATTAAATTATTTTAAAATTTAATATAATATAGATTAATAGTCGCCATCGGCAACAAACTCATATTCTATTTGCCAGTTTCCGCCACCAAAATGCAGCTCATTTTTAAGCAGTGAGCAAGGTAAAAATGCACCATCTCCATCTGCTACCATTTGGCTAAATTTTGGCAGCTTTCGCTCATCAAAACCATTTTCATAAGTCTTATCCGAAAACATAAGACCTTCTCTAACTCGTTTTAGAAAATACTTGTATCCAAGCATTTCATTAAAGCCTTGATGTCTTAAAATTTCACCTTTTGTAGCATTGTTTTTAAGCCACGCTATGCTTTCGTCTTTTATTAAAATTTGTAACTCAAAAAACTCTTGATACAAAATGGCTTCGTAAATGAGCTGTTCCAGATCATTTTTGGCAATCTTTGCGATCTCTTTAAGCGAGCTCGCAAATTTGCTATCGGCGATCTGTCTAAGCCATACGAGCGGAATAATCCTACGGTTATTTACTGCTAAGGCTTCTTCCTCGCTGCCGTGATTTTTGTAGAAAATACCCCAAAAAATCTTTTGGCTAAAAAAGTTAGCTAGTGTTTGATCCTGTTTGGCTACTAGGTTTTTTGCACTCTCAAGCAGTCTTTCATTTGGGTAAAAGCCAAGTTTTTCAATGGCGTCTTCGCCAACTTGCTCTATAAGGTGTGCATACCATATAGGCACTGCAAAGCCAGTAGGATAGTCCTGCGGCGTGTTTGGCAACATCTTTTCTCCTTTATCTTGAAGTTTGAAAGAATTATAATATAAAAAAGTTTAAAATAATATTAAATAATAAAATATAATTTAATATTATAAATAATTATTTCTCCTGCTGGGTTCTCGTATAAATTTCTCGGTTATTTTTTGTAGATATTAAATAATTTAGAATTATATTAAATTGTTTAATATAATTCTAAAATGTATCAAATTAAAAGCCTCGACCTTTGTCGGTTGATTTTTCTTCTCTTTGGGCTATCGTGGCTTGAGCTGGTTTTATGGCGGATTGTGCCACTGGAATTTGTATGTTTTGGTTTTGCTCTTTTAGCTTCTCAAGCATTTTTGCCTTTTGGGCTTTATCCCAGTTTTTGTATTCTTCAAGTGCGCCGCTTCTCCACTCACTTTTATATTGTCTATCGACCATCATCTTGTCGTTTTCGGCGTTGCAAATTTCGAGATCTTTTTGCAGTCTATTAAAAAGCTCTTGCTTTGGATAGGTTTGGTTATTTTCCGACCATTCTTTTAGGGTTGCATTTGCTTCTTGCAATGTTTTTAGCTCGGTCGTGTTTTTCTCTAACCTCTTTTGCAGCGCTTCATCGCTTAGAACATTATTGATCCTAGTAATAAAGCCCTTTAGATTGATTTGCTCTCTTGCACTTATGCCTCGCAATTTATCATCGTGATACTCGAGCGATCTTGGTTCTAGTTCTATCTCGTGTTCTTGATTTACAAGCTTAAAAAATACAACATTGCCTTCAAAGGCTGTCTTGGTTGCTGTGCCTATGACTTTAAATCCTTTGTATTCCATAATCTCTCTTGGTGTATCTTTTGCGGCAAACAATAAATTTATATTACCAAGTAACATACCAGCCATTTGATCTTGTTTTGCCTCTATGCTATCAAGCTCAGGCTTGATTATATCTTTTATAAAATTTAGCTCAACTGGTTTTTGCATATCGCCATTTAATTTAAATTCATAGTCTTTTAAGGTAGCATTTTTAAATTCTTGCATAATATTATTATTATTGCTTTCTAGCTTTTCTTTAACTGCTTCAAAACTAGTAGAATTTTTAAAAGCTATATCGAACAAGAGAGATTTATCGTTTTTGTTTTGATTTGTTTCAAACATACTTTTTGAAAGCTCATCTTTAAATTTCATAAAATCTACTTCTTTATATTTTGGAATAATAAATTCGTGTGAGATTGCTTCAAATCCACCTTGAGCAACAGAAGCTTGAAATTTATTGATCTTGCAAGTAAAATTTTCTTTTGTATTTTGTTTCACTACCTGTTTAATAGTATTGATTTTAGGTATTTGTGCTGTAAGCTTGGCTATTTTTGCATTATTTTTCTCTTGCTCGTCTGCGTTTGAGAAAATTTGTTCTTTATAGCGTTTGATCTCGTTTTTTTCCTTTTTAATGGCTTCGTTTAACTCAAACTCTGTAAAGATAAGTGGGTTTTCACTGGCTACTGCACGTGCTTCGTTTGAATTTAGCAAATCCTCTTCAAAGCCACTAAGGCTGCGTTCACCAACAATTCCTTTCCTGAAATTTAAAATTGCTTCATTTTTCTTGCTTTGCAACTCCCAGTTTCTTTCATCAAAAGTGCCAGGCGTGATATGTCTAAATTCCTTAATAATAAAATTCTCAGGGTCATTTTCGTAAAAAATGTTGCCTTGTCTTATGGCTCTACCATTGCTTTGCGTTATATCACTTGGTCGCCATGGGCAATCAATATGATGAAGTGCGGTAATACGTTTTTGCACATTTACGCCAGTTCCCATTTTTGCACGACTTCCTAAAAGCACTCTAACTTCGCCATTATTGACCTTTCTAAAAAGTTCAGCCTTTTCTTCGTTGCTGACTGCATCGTGAATAAATGCTATTTGTTCTCTTGGTATTCCTTTTTGAGTTAATTTTTTATAAATATCTCCATAAAGAAAAAATCTACTATCATCAAAATCATCTTTTATTTGCACTTCTCCATTTTCATCAAGGTCATTTATGCTTATTTCATTTTTGTCTATTGTGTCATTAATATTTTCAAATTCATCCACATACTCAGTCTTAATTTCTTCTCTGCTTAAATTTTCATCTAATTTTAAGTTGAAAGATTTTTCACTGCCACTTTGTGGTGTGCCAACATCTAAAAATACAAGCTGTGTGCCTTTTTGTTCGCTCCATTTTTCCCACTCTTTAAAAATTTCATCAACAGCAATATTGACTTTTGAGTTTATGTAATCAGGTGCAGTCGGATCAATGAGCCTAAAATCAATACTTGCTTTTTTGGCATCACTTGTTACTTTAAGTGGATTATCTATTTTTGGATCATATCCGCCGCCTTCCATATGAATAAGTCGTCCTGTGATTGAGTGGCTGGGATATAAGCCATTTTCATCAGGTTCTCCTATATATTCAGCAATTCGTTTTGATTTTTCACTTTTTATATAAATTACTTCTTTATTTGGGACAAATGTTTTTGAAAATGCTTTAATATCATCGTTTGTGATTGTATCTGTTGTCTGACTTAACATATTTGAAAGTTCAGGTAAATTTGTAAGAGATGAAAATCTAGCCTCCATTTTAATACGACCACTTGCATCCCTTACTGGTGCTATATCTATACCTGCAAAATTACTAGCCCAATTTGAAAAGCTGTCTATACCTAGTTTTTCAAGTTCTTTTGGTTGCAAGTATCTTTGCATATTATAAATTTCACTCAATGAATTTGAAACAGGCGTTCCAGTTAAAAACATAACCTTTCCATCGTCTTTATCGTTGATGTAAGTAGTAAGTGCTAACATATTTAAAGCTCTTTTGCTTGAAATATTTGCTCCTTTTCCTTTTGCGTTCATAGGTGAAATTACGCCTAAATTTTTAAAATTATGTGCTTCATCTACAACTATACTATCTACGCCAAGCATTGAAAAATCCATAATTTTAGACTTTGTTCTGTCTTCAATTAATTTTTCAAATTTTTGTTCGGTTTTTGCTATCATCTTTTCAATTTGACGAGCTGAACGTTTGTTTGTTACTTCATCACGTTCTTCGTAATATCTGAGTGCTTCTTTTAGTTCATAAATTTCATTGTCTAAAATTTTTTGCTGAGTTTCAAATGGCACTGGCAGTTTTTCTATTTGAGTATATTTAATAATAACTGCATCCCAATCGTTATTTGCTATATTTGCTAAAAATTCATCTCTTTCTTTTGGGCTTAGTGAGTTTTCATCAGCTACTAGCACATTAGCATTTGGAAATGCTTCAAAGAAACCTTGATCCCATTGTGTTACGAGGTTATTTGGCACAATTATAAGAGGTTTTTTTACAAGGCCAAGCTCTTTTTGCTTCATAACAGCAGCTATTGCTGCGTAAGTTTTTCCAGCTCCAACTTCGTGGTCTAATAATATATTTTTTTGCACCATACTTCTAAAAATAGCGTCTTTTTGGTGCTTTCTAAGATTTATATTGCTATCAAGTCCATTAAATTCTAAACCATCTCCTTCAAATTTAGCTTTTACATAGCAGTTAAATTTATCATTATAAATGCGTTCAAGCTCTTTTGCTCTTGCTCTATCACTATAAATCCATTCATTAAATTTAGTTTTTAGAGCTTCTATTTTTGCATTTGCTTCTGCTGTTTTTTCAGGATTAATTACTTGTTTGTATATGATGTTACCTTCTTTGTCGTATTTTATATTACCTTCTTGATCTAGCATAGGCTCATCGGTTCTTTCCATAATTTTAATAGGCGTGTTGTTTAATGCACTTTCAATTATGTCATATACGCTTTTGTTATTTCCTATATTTTGATGAATTTTATAATATCCATCAATTAATCTTTGATTTGTAAGTCCTTTAACTTCAACAGAGTAATTGTATCTAGCATATTGTGAAAAATAGTCCTTATCGCCATCTATTTGCCAACCCATAGAGCCTAAATTTTTAAGCTTCCAAGCTTGTTCTTCGTAGTTA
The sequence above is a segment of the Campylobacter hyointestinalis subsp. lawsonii genome. Coding sequences within it:
- a CDS encoding DNA cytosine methyltransferase gives rise to the protein MDKYKMQILDLFSGIGGFSLGFESANFKDYDFLKLPTKQESVNDGFFKTTAFCEIDINCHKVLKKHWADAPIFNDVTKITKDDLAPLGKIDIITGGFPCQDLSRTGKRAGLSGSRSGLFSEILRLARITDARFILFENASELITNKAYFKVFTQELRLCGYEYRAFLLRASAYGYMHERKRAYVIAYSGKVRHFCDEMLFSEVSNANIQEPSREIISIHNRRLWRKANGYENDLRDIRKDDGFCENVERIGMLGNSVVPEIVARFARFIKRIER
- a CDS encoding N-6 DNA methylase gives rise to the protein MAKHKNNDDLYGRFDLFSMADAHPEYFGNDSLGLIIEKAADIDRQVDELQINLLTADPAEEVANENIKQIEPLKQFNNIFTDLKLDQVIELGGEKDRFSKNVEAIKLTNEIYPKLDLGKKGEIELNITKEQQLAIASFSGWGGINGLFDERNEKWQNERNELKKLLSEDDYNAAKRSNLTAYYTPKNIVKAMYNGLEKLGINTDEPNLQKKILEPSVGNGSFITFNENKNFHFTGLDIEPLTIKMNKILYPNQQNYNIGYEKFRHDEQFDAVIGNPPFLDVPLYDNTHHDIFGSAHNFFIQKATQYSLKEDGISAFVVSRHFMDAKYNSARDEIAQNHTFLGAVRLPNNIFKHTEAETDIIFLQKGKHPEYNKEISKIKATQITEDGIELKQSINQYFIENPQNILAKPTYRTGQFGKGIFYEPKNDENFNLDLAIEHFIQEQLPANIYKWREPAPIVDFIIESYDDNYEYVKNLKENSLFIHNGEVCKITSSLGDEIRASKVENLSLAVQNRIKKYIPLRDKLKELIALEQTNIKDDDLKLWQTREQLNILLDSYHASEGFLSGNKASAFRNLDIEFSKVKALEKNYKKSERAKDGKEAVKESCEKANILLRRTIGFTPEILFDNEKDGVLVSMYQYGKIDTDYIAQKLNKSKIEVEDKIIEDKLAFYDPQKLINGERELIFAPIYLSGNVKEKLQIAKDLQDIYTDLMQNNVNELSKVIPQDISFVDIDTRFGSSWIPVKYYNDFLEHELKTSNYEEQAWKLKNLGSMGWQIDGDKDYFSQYARYNYSVEVKGLTNQRLIDGYYKIHQNIGNNKSVYDIIESALNNTPIKIMERTDEPMLDQEGNIKYDKEGNIIYKQVINPEKTAEANAKIEALKTKFNEWIYSDRARAKELERIYNDKFNCYVKAKFEGDGLEFNGLDSNINLRKHQKDAIFRSMVQKNILLDHEVGAGKTYAAIAAVMKQKELGLVKKPLIIVPNNLVTQWDQGFFEAFPNANVLVADENSLSPKERDEFLANIANNDWDAVIIKYTQIEKLPVPFETQQKILDNEIYELKEALRYYEERDEVTNKRSARQIEKMIAKTEQKFEKLIEDRTKSKIMDFSMLGVDSIVVDEAHNFKNLGVISPMNAKGKGANISSKRALNMLALTTYINDKDDGKVMFLTGTPVSNSLSEIYNMQRYLQPKELEKLGIDSFSNWASNFAGIDIAPVRDASGRIKMEARFSSLTNLPELSNMLSQTTDTITNDDIKAFSKTFVPNKEVIYIKSEKSKRIAEYIGEPDENGLYPSHSITGRLIHMEGGGYDPKIDNPLKVTSDAKKASIDFRLIDPTAPDYINSKVNIAVDEIFKEWEKWSEQKGTQLVFLDVGTPQSGSEKSFNLKLDENLSREEIKTEYVDEFENINDTIDKNEISINDLDENGEVQIKDDFDDSRFFLYGDIYKKLTQKGIPREQIAFIHDAVSNEEKAELFRKVNNGEVRVLLGSRAKMGTGVNVQKRITALHHIDCPWRPSDITQSNGRAIRQGNIFYENDPENFIIKEFRHITPGTFDERNWELQSKKNEAILNFRKGIVGERSLSGFEEDLLNSNEARAVASENPLIFTEFELNEAIKKEKNEIKRYKEQIFSNADEQEKNNAKIAKLTAQIPKINTIKQVVKQNTKENFTCKINKFQASVAQGGFEAISHEFIIPKYKEVDFMKFKDELSKSMFETNQNKNDKSLLFDIAFKNSTSFEAVKEKLESNNNNIMQEFKNATLKDYEFKLNGDMQKPVELNFIKDIIKPELDSIEAKQDQMAGMLLGNINLLFAAKDTPREIMEYKGFKVIGTATKTAFEGNVVFFKLVNQEHEIELEPRSLEYHDDKLRGISAREQINLKGFITRINNVLSDEALQKRLEKNTTELKTLQEANATLKEWSENNQTYPKQELFNRLQKDLEICNAENDKMMVDRQYKSEWRSGALEEYKNWDKAQKAKMLEKLKEQNQNIQIPVAQSAIKPAQATIAQREEKSTDKGRGF
- a CDS encoding AAA family ATPase, which codes for MLIAITNEKGGSGKTNIAINLAVKLSLMGDETLLIDADPQRSVDVFTDIRADSSLPLLFNSVSKIGSSLLKEIQSLKQKYDSVVIDTGGRDSSEMRQALAVCDIAIIPVIPSDLDIAVLNKMILVFEQAKIYNPNAKALIVISKASPNPFLAKKVKALRDYISEKNLDDIFLMNSIIYEREAYRNAFSLGMGVSEYCKNNENAEIDFESFFDELVKFVNN
- the mobP1 gene encoding MobP1 family relaxase — translated: MSRKLKSYLDDDNFLKAKKVWSEFERKQGKYFNSPQSFKDKIWNNYISSKGFITQKFNKAQRDYTTKLLTKKNGYNSQVLIKITGSDKNFNQLKNHIKYISRDELLDVFINDPSSGGDIFCSKNLDETAAFFQDGIYNIPSKKDIEEDQNLKEKNEVLHMVFSMKGENNIPVDDIKNAAMKTIKEKFPNNLFILAIHNDTDNPHCHLDLKTVDCNGNRIKIAPVDLDDLRNEFAKNLTELGYKATNFSRKQKEFARDKYPDPWDGHKPHHYKITGYGKAKYNFSLEEHVEESYYVKFETRKGKETILWGKHLEKLMEQYNVTNGDWARFTVTDQEAVVKKIYDKKTKQWYEKTVYKNVWDCSVEGKREVELKPLSESEKKKSEYKILGEEKSQASNITLQSQTINKRQNKNGVSKARALQNTQKTDKIQSSDSKETAVKKHDFQR
- a CDS encoding HepT-like ribonuclease domain-containing protein, producing the protein MSSNTKTNERLILIKDKIEKIFEICENGIVAALDDETLKRPAILMHLVACNEQLQKIQDSGDIKALSIFTPENIRGLRGVRNATAHDYEGVNLSIIEDVIREYLPSIKTNIDKFLATQQEINNENSPKAILSRLGDAYTKKIESGAIKQPQISKKSKEKER
- a CDS encoding PcfJ domain-containing protein — its product is MPFFNQHLELKAEFDRNIDILGLSKFRSALDELSKKFYALYYTDSLVHFLNIDSEALEFFDTNFSKLSKFIKEIKPIECEALSIDISSKNEMIISSSSVTFQNKESKFIFLRSSIYKSKIYIKDNYTIFIGGEYKGKFCFYEATLNNISTICYKSATMREFFNIYFSYLSKLHLPLKDIKLDFERDPLYIKSPFKFSSLENFINKKELFVKKYPKENFLNATNKSTLSASYLVLKTKKHIPQSDYQEIINFILRTSPKISTNHQASLLVGKILKSYLCFKIQSDEKSKNQIIYDYVNMALEQGENVNLKIKSFKRIKAEHDRLMLNIELERAPEVRLNKDNPFLRLKLPSDIKMLTTKQEMVEEGVINHNCVASYIENVNANRCFICSLRRDNERYTIEIRRSKNKFCLAQIKGFSNSEAPSEIIEYVNSAILANNKTVIYE
- a CDS encoding nucleotidyltransferase family protein; amino-acid sequence: MLTKDEILDYLKEIKPKLQEDGIIKLGLFGSFAKDSADIASDVDITIETSKDFINKFKGFNGFIYLDDLRSDFMHKFKRQVDICDTASMSLQKQQNLLTGVIYV